A DNA window from Bacteroidota bacterium contains the following coding sequences:
- a CDS encoding leucine-rich repeat domain-containing protein: protein MKTINLSVLVVFAAFFVFPYGDTKAQQLDSLTLDTLQPFTSIQEALKQPDKVVKLELRRNKLKEVPPEVFLFKNLQYLDLSKNSIKVLPPEIDSLQALQILILKKNDLVTLPKQIGHLKNLVVLDVSQNDLITLPPQIGDLENLEVLELWDNDLGDFPEQMAYLFKLKELYLQSILIDEDEQQRIRGMLPKTNIHFSPSCKCKTQ from the coding sequence TTGAAGACCATAAATCTATCGGTTCTTGTTGTATTTGCTGCATTTTTTGTATTCCCTTATGGCGACACAAAGGCACAGCAACTTGATTCATTAACACTTGATACTTTGCAGCCTTTTACAAGTATCCAGGAGGCTCTGAAGCAGCCGGATAAAGTGGTGAAGCTGGAGTTGCGGAGAAATAAACTCAAAGAAGTTCCTCCGGAGGTTTTTCTGTTCAAAAATCTGCAGTACCTTGATCTGAGCAAAAACTCAATAAAAGTACTGCCTCCTGAAATTGACAGTTTGCAGGCCTTACAAATTCTGATCTTAAAAAAGAATGATCTTGTAACACTTCCGAAGCAGATCGGCCATTTAAAAAATCTTGTTGTTTTGGATGTCAGTCAGAATGACCTGATTACTTTGCCACCTCAAATCGGGGATCTTGAAAATCTTGAAGTACTTGAATTATGGGACAATGATCTTGGGGATTTTCCTGAACAGATGGCTTACCTCTTTAAGTTGAAAGAGCTTTATCTGCAAAGTATTCTTATTGATGAAGATGAGCAGCAGCGCATCAGGGGAATGCTTCCTAAAACGAATATTCACTTTTCCCCAAGCTGTAAGTGTAAGACGCAATGA